The Phaeacidiphilus oryzae TH49 region GCGGCGCCCGGTGCTGCCGGTAGCCGTATCGCTCGCCCTTGGCGAGCTTGTGGACGTCCAGCACGGTGCCGCGGGACTCCAGCACGTCGTGGGCGCCCAGCCAGAGCTGGGTGCCGATCCGGGCCCGGAACCGCACCTCGGGGTAGCGCTGCTGGAGCGCGGCCACCTCCGGCGCCCGCAGGTGGCTGACGAACATGGTGTGCAGCGGAAGCCCGTGGGAGCGCAGGTTCTCCACCCACTCCGCGGTCTCCGCCACCGGGTCCACGCCCTCCGGGCGGTCCATCGGCAGGTGCACCGCGAAGCCCTCGACCCGCACGTCGTCCAGCGCCGAGCGCAGCTTGAAGAGCTCGTCCACCGGCACGCCGTGCCGGCGCATCGAGGTCATCAGTTCGATGATCACCCGGCCGCCGACCAGCGCCCGGACCCCGTCCACCGTGCCCACGGTGCGGATCACCCGCTGCGGCAGCGGCACCGCGTCCTCGCCCACCCGGTACGGGGTGAGGACGATGATCTCGCCGCCGAAGTAGTCCTTCACCTCGGCGGCCTCGTAGGCGGTGCCGACCGCCAGCACCTGGCAGCCGAGCCGGGCCGCCTCCTCCGCGAGGCGCAGGTTGCGGAAGCCGTAGCCGTTCCCCTTGGCCACCGGGATCAGGCCGGGGAACTGCTGAAGCACCGTGTACTGGTGCGCGCGCCAGCGCGGGGTGTCCACGTAGAGCGAGAGCGCCATCGCGTCCGGGCCTTCTTCCTTCTTGTGTACCGGGTGGTGTTCCGGCAGGGTCAGCGGCGGGACATGTACATGTCCAGCGCCTTGTGCAGCAGCTTGTTGAGCGGGAAGTCCCACTCGCCCAGGTACTCGGCGGCCTGGCCGCCGGTGCCGACCTTGAACTGGATCAGCCCGAAGAGGTGGTCGCTCTCCTCCAGGACGTCACCGATGCCGCGCAGGTCGTACACGGTAGCGCCCATCGCATGGGCGTCCTGGAGCATCTGCCACTGGATCGCGTTCGACGGCCGGACCTCGCGCTTGTGGTTGGAGGAGGCGCCGTAGGAGTACCAGGTGTGCTGGCCGACCGTCAGCATCGTGGTGCCGGCCAGCGGCTCGCCCTCGTGGTAGGCCAGGTAGAGCCGCATCCGGTCGGGCTCCTCGCTGGTCAGCGCCCGCCACATCCGCTGGAAGTACTCCAGCGGGCGCGGGGTGAACTGGTCGCGCTCGGCGGTCACCACATAGATGTCGTGGAAGATCTTCAGCTGGTCGTAGCCGCCCTGGACCACCTCGACGCCGGCCTTCTCGGCCTTCTTGATGTTGCGGCGCCAGAGCTGGTTGAAGCCCTTGTTGATCTCCGGCAGGGTGCGGCCGGCCAGCGGGACCTGGAAGACGTAGCGCGGCTGGCTGGCGCCGAAGCCGCCCTCGCCGTCCGGGTCCTCCTGCTGCCAGCCCATCCGGCGCAGCCGGTCGACCACCTCGAAGGCGCGCGGCTCGTACCAGCTCGCCTCGATGTCGTGCAGCCGCTTGGCGGTCTTCTCGGAGATCGCCTTCTTGATGGCCGCGGCGTCCCAGCGCCGGATGATCACCGGCGGGCCCATCTTCACCGAGAACGCGCCCTGCTTCTTCAGGTGCGCCAGCATCGGGTTGAGCCACTGCTCGAGGTTCGGGTCGAACCAGTTGATGACCGGCCCCTCGGGCATGTAGGCCAGATAGCGCTTGATCCTGGGCAGCTGCCGGTACAGCACCAGGCCGGTGCCGACGATCCGGCCGCTGCCCTCGTCCACCCAGCCGATGGACTCGGAGCGCCACTCCGCCTTCACGTCGCCCCAGGACGGGACCTGCATGTGGCTGGCGGACGGCAGGCTCCGGATGAACGCCAGGTGCTCGGCCCTGCTGATGGTCCTCATACGCAGGCTCATACGGGGTGCTCCTCCAAAGCGGGCGGCGCGTCAGCGTGATGGTCCGGGGCGAAGCCTACTTGCCCCTCCGTCACGCCGACCGGCCTCCCGCCGGGGGGAAGGCGGGAGGCCGGTCGGCCGAGGGGCGGCGGCGGACTGAGCGGACTAGACGAGACCGCCGTGGGCGAGTGCGATACCGAATCCGACGGCCGAGGCGCCGCCGAAGATGACGATGACGAAGCGCTCGGCGGTGGTCGCCGAGATGTACTGGGCCCACACCGCCGTGATCATGCCGGCCAGGCCGACCCAGGCGGTGAAGACGTGCAGCTGGTAGACCCAGCAGGTGGCGAAGGCGACGGCGCCCAGCACCGCGACCACCAGGGCCAGGGTGTTCTCCAGCGGGTGCGCCTTGCCGTCCGAGTTGAGGCTGAAGCGGGAGGCCGGCCGGCCTTGCGCCGCCGGGGCAGAAGGAGTGCGTGCCGTCTGGGCCATGTAACCCACCTCCGGGGGAGGGTCTCCGAGAGCTGTCGATCGCTGTCTGCGGGTCAAGCCTGGAACATGTACAGACTGGTGCAAATCGTGCGCCGATTTCAAGAGGCCGATCGGGTACCTGTAGCCTGGACCGTCTGCGATGGTGCGGCGGTTCTGAAGTGTCAGTACCCGCCGATACCCTTGCTGACGCGATTGACCCTCCTGCCACGGAGAGACCGTGGCCGCTGAGTCCAGAGGAGGTGGGTTACCAATGCGTCATTACGAGGTGATGGTGATCCTCGACCCCGATGTCGAGGAGCGCGCTGTCTCCCCCATGATCGAGACCTTCCTGAACGTCGTCCGCACCGGCGGCGGCGCTGTGGAGAAGATCGACACGTGGGGCCGGCGTCGCCTGGCCTACGAGATCAACAAGAAGTCCGAGGGCATCTACTCGGTCATCGACCTCAAGGCTGAGCCTGCGGTCGTCAAGGAGCTGGACCGTCAGCTGTCGCTGAGCGAGTCCGTCCTCCGGACCAAGGTTCTCCGCCCGGAGACCCACTGAAACAGCAGTGACCGCGAGGGCCCGGCCAGGGTCCGCGCGGCAGGCACCATCTGATCGGAACGTCTCCCCCCGAGAGGTCATCCCATGGCAGGCGAGACCGTCATCACCCTCGTCGGCAACCTCGTCGACGACCCCGAGCTGCGCTTCACCCCTTCGGGTGCGGCCGTCGCGAAGTTCCGCCTCGCGTCGACTCCGCGTACCTTCGACCGCCAGACGAACGAGTGGAAGGACGGCGAGAGCCTCTTTCTGACGTGCAACATCTGGCGGCAGGCCGCGGAGAACGTGGCGGAGTCGCTGCAGCGGGGCATGCGCGTCATCGTGCAGGGCCGCCTTCGGCAGCGCTCGTACGAGACGCGTGAGGGCGAGAAGCGCACGGTCTACGAGGTCGAGGTCGACGAGGTCGGCCCGAGCCTGCGCAACGCCACGGCCAAGGTCACCCGGACCCAGCGGTCCGGCGGCCCGGGCGGCGGTGGCAACTGGGGCGGCGGCGGCCCGCAGGGCGGCGGCTCCGGCGGCGGCGACTGGGGCGGCGGCTCCGGTGGCGGCCAGTCCGGCCAGGGCGGCGACCCGTGGGCCTCCGGCGGCGGTGCGCCCTCCGGCGGTGGCAACGGCGGCGGTGGCGGTGGCTGGGGCGGCGGCTCCGGCGGCGGCTACTCCGAAGAGCCCCCGTTCTAGGCGCGGCGTCACCGGACGTTCCGAATCAGACGGTGTTTCAGACCTGATCTCGAAAACACCAGTTGGAGTTACACCATGGCCAAGCCGCCTGTGCGCAAGCCGAAGAAGAAGGTTTGCGTCTTCTGCAAGGACAAGATCACTTACGTCGACTACAAGGACACGAACCTGCTGCGGAAGTTCATCTCCGACCGCGGCAAGATCCGTGCCCGCCGGGTCACCGGCAACTGCACCCAGCACCAGCGGGACGTCGCCACGGCCGTGAAGAACAGCCGTGAGATGGCCCTGCTGCCCTACACCTCGACCGCTCGCTAAGGAGAGGGTGATTCACGTGAGCACCACCAAGATCATCCTCACTCACGAGGTCTCCGGCCTCGGCGCCGCGGGCGACGTCGTCGAGGTCAAGGGCGGGTACGCCCGCAACTTCCTGGTCCCGCGCGGTTTCGCGATCCGCTGGACCAAGGGCGGCCAGAAGGATGTCGACGCGATCAAGCGCGCGCGCAAGATCCACGAGATCCAGACGCTGGAGCAGGCCAACGAGGTCAAGGCGCAGCTGGAGGGCCTGGCGATCCGCCTGGCCGTCCGCGCCGGCGACACCGGCCGGCTGTTCGGCTCGGTCACCCCGGCGGACATCGCCGAGGCGATCAAGTCGGCCGGCGGCCCGCAGGTCGACAAGCGCAAGGTCGAGATCGGCTCGCCGATCAAGACCACCGGCGCGCACAAGGTCAGCGTGAAGCTGCACGCCGACGTCGCCGCCAACCTGAACGTGGCGGTCGCCGCCGCGTAACGAGGCGCGCTGAGCATGACCGGACGGGCTCCGCCCCGGGGGTTCACCCCCGTGGGGCGGGGCCCGCTCGGTTTTCACGCCGCAGGCTCCCCGCGTCCCTGACTCGGCCCTGCGGGACTCGGCCCTGCGGGACTTCGTTCAGCGTTCCGCGCCGGTGACGAGCCAGCGGCCGGTTCGGGCGCGTAGGGCCAGGAAGACCAGGCGGCTGAGGATGAAGACGGTCATCGCCCACCACAGGGCGGTCAGGCCGCCGCCCGCGGCCGGCAGCAGCAGCGCGCAGGGCGTGAAGAGGACCAGCGTGCCGAGCATCGCCCAGGCCAGATAGGGGCCGTCGCCGGCGCCCATCAGCACGCCGTCCAGGACGAAGACCGCGCCGGAGAGCGGCTGGGTGACCGCGATGATCAGCAGCACCGGGGTGAGGAGGCCGTGCACCGCCGGGTCCGGGGTGAAGAGCGGCAGATACAGCGGCTCCGCCAGGACCAGCAGCGCGCCCAGCACGGCGCCGGTGCCGACGCCCCAGCGGACCATCCGGCCGCAGGCGTGCCGCGCGCCCGGGGCGTCCTCCGCGCCCAGGTAGCGGCCGATGATCGCCTGGCCGGCGATGGCGATCGCGTCCAGCGCCATGGCCAGGAAGTTCCACAGGGACATCGCGATCTGGTGGGCGGCGATCGCGTCGTTGCCCAGCCGGGCCGCGACCGCGGTGGCGATCAGCAGGACGGCGCGCAGACTCAGGGTGCGGACCAGCAGCGGGAGTCCGGCGGTCGCGGAGGCGCGGATGCCGGCCGGGTCGGGCCGCAGCCCGGCTCCGGTGCGGCGGACCCCGCGGACCACCACGACCAGGTAGACCGCGGCCATCCCGGTCTGCGCGATCACGGTTCCGGTGGCCGAGCCGGCCACGCCCATCCCGGCGCCGAAGACCAGCACCAGGTTGAGCACCAGGTTGGCGCCGAAGCCGGAGACGGCCACGATCAGCGGGGTGCGGGTGTCCTGGAGGCCGCGGAGCACTCCGGTGGCGGCCAGCACGATCAGCATCCCGGGGATGCCGGCGGCGCTGATCCGCAGATAGGTGACGGCGTACGGGGTGGCGGTCGGCGAGGCGCCGAAGAGGCCGACCAGCTGCGGGGCCAGCGGGACGGTCACCGCGACCACGGCGGCGGAGAGGATGACGGCCAGCCAGATCCCGTCCACCCCCTGGCGGATGGCGGCCCGGAGGTCGCCGGCGCCGACCCGGCGGGCCACCGCGGCGGTGGTCGCGTAGGCCAGGAAGACGAAGACGTTGACCAGGGTGGAGAGGAGGGCGGCGGAGACGCCGAGGCCGGCCAGTTGGGCGGTGCCGATGTGACCGATGATCGCCGAGTCGGCGAGGAGGAAGAGCGGCTCGGCGACCAGCGCGCCGAAGGCGGGGACGGCGAGCCGGAGGATCTCCCGGTCCATCCGGCGGTTGCCGGAGGGCGGCCTCTCGGAGGAGCCCCGCGGATCTTGGGAAGGGGGAGGACTAGTCCTCCCGGGCGGTCCCCCGGTCGGGTCGTCTGGCTCGTTCCGGCGGGGGAAACGGCCGGCGGAAGGGCTCCGTCGCATGGTCCTACCGTAGTCATCCACAGGTAATGGGCACAACTGACTCGCAGGTATTACCAGAGGGCGGGCGCTCAGGTGTCCGATGCGGCCTCTCCGGTGATCTTGCACAGACTGCCGAAGTTTTTCCCCTGCACAGGGGGTGGATGGAGAATGTGCAGGTCAACTGGGGTGTGGTGGGCGGATCATCAGGTTATCCACAACGGGGTCCCCAGGGTTGTGCACAGGATCCGGGGACTTCTCCACAGGGATTGGACCGACTTCCACACCCCCTGTGGATAACTTTGTTGGTCTCCGCCCGCTCACGGCCTTAGCGTGGTCGCTCGGCCGACTCGTCGCACCCTTCACGGCGGGGCCGTCACGTCAGTCCAGACTGCACCCGCAACTGCCCGCGGGAGAAGTCGATCTGTCAGTGCGGTGCCGTAGGAATGAGGGGTCGACGTTCGCCGCAGGAGCTCACCCAGGTCCCTGACGGCCCGTCGGTGCCAGCACGTCGAGCAGGAACGGGGGCGTCCGATGAGCGGCCCGCAGTACGTGGGACAGGAGGCGGCGGCTCCTCCGCCGGACGAGGACCCCTGGGCGGGCCTCGCCTCCGAGCCGCCGGCGGGCGCAATCGGCGCGCTGGAC contains the following coding sequences:
- a CDS encoding lipid II:glycine glycyltransferase FemX is translated as MSLRMRTISRAEHLAFIRSLPSASHMQVPSWGDVKAEWRSESIGWVDEGSGRIVGTGLVLYRQLPRIKRYLAYMPEGPVINWFDPNLEQWLNPMLAHLKKQGAFSVKMGPPVIIRRWDAAAIKKAISEKTAKRLHDIEASWYEPRAFEVVDRLRRMGWQQEDPDGEGGFGASQPRYVFQVPLAGRTLPEINKGFNQLWRRNIKKAEKAGVEVVQGGYDQLKIFHDIYVVTAERDQFTPRPLEYFQRMWRALTSEEPDRMRLYLAYHEGEPLAGTTMLTVGQHTWYSYGASSNHKREVRPSNAIQWQMLQDAHAMGATVYDLRGIGDVLEESDHLFGLIQFKVGTGGQAAEYLGEWDFPLNKLLHKALDMYMSRR
- the rplI gene encoding 50S ribosomal protein L9; this translates as MSTTKIILTHEVSGLGAAGDVVEVKGGYARNFLVPRGFAIRWTKGGQKDVDAIKRARKIHEIQTLEQANEVKAQLEGLAIRLAVRAGDTGRLFGSVTPADIAEAIKSAGGPQVDKRKVEIGSPIKTTGAHKVSVKLHADVAANLNVAVAAA
- a CDS encoding alanine racemase, which encodes MALSLYVDTPRWRAHQYTVLQQFPGLIPVAKGNGYGFRNLRLAEEAARLGCQVLAVGTAYEAAEVKDYFGGEIIVLTPYRVGEDAVPLPQRVIRTVGTVDGVRALVGGRVIIELMTSMRRHGVPVDELFKLRSALDDVRVEGFAVHLPMDRPEGVDPVAETAEWVENLRSHGLPLHTMFVSHLRAPEVAALQQRYPEVRFRARIGTQLWLGAHDVLESRGTVLDVHKLAKGERYGYRQHRAPQDGNLLVVAGGTAHGVGLEAPKSMSGLAPRAKNLARAGLATLNRTVSPFSWNGSKLPFAEPPHMQVSMLWLPAETAPPMAGEELKATLRHTTTLFDRIVDMG
- the rpsF gene encoding 30S ribosomal protein S6 → MRHYEVMVILDPDVEERAVSPMIETFLNVVRTGGGAVEKIDTWGRRRLAYEINKKSEGIYSVIDLKAEPAVVKELDRQLSLSESVLRTKVLRPETH
- a CDS encoding single-stranded DNA-binding protein, with the protein product MAGETVITLVGNLVDDPELRFTPSGAAVAKFRLASTPRTFDRQTNEWKDGESLFLTCNIWRQAAENVAESLQRGMRVIVQGRLRQRSYETREGEKRTVYEVEVDEVGPSLRNATAKVTRTQRSGGPGGGGNWGGGGPQGGGSGGGDWGGGSGGGQSGQGGDPWASGGGAPSGGGNGGGGGGWGGGSGGGYSEEPPF
- a CDS encoding MATE family efflux transporter, giving the protein MDREILRLAVPAFGALVAEPLFLLADSAIIGHIGTAQLAGLGVSAALLSTLVNVFVFLAYATTAAVARRVGAGDLRAAIRQGVDGIWLAVILSAAVVAVTVPLAPQLVGLFGASPTATPYAVTYLRISAAGIPGMLIVLAATGVLRGLQDTRTPLIVAVSGFGANLVLNLVLVFGAGMGVAGSATGTVIAQTGMAAVYLVVVVRGVRRTGAGLRPDPAGIRASATAGLPLLVRTLSLRAVLLIATAVAARLGNDAIAAHQIAMSLWNFLAMALDAIAIAGQAIIGRYLGAEDAPGARHACGRMVRWGVGTGAVLGALLVLAEPLYLPLFTPDPAVHGLLTPVLLIIAVTQPLSGAVFVLDGVLMGAGDGPYLAWAMLGTLVLFTPCALLLPAAGGGLTALWWAMTVFILSRLVFLALRARTGRWLVTGAER
- the rpsR gene encoding 30S ribosomal protein S18, with amino-acid sequence MAKPPVRKPKKKVCVFCKDKITYVDYKDTNLLRKFISDRGKIRARRVTGNCTQHQRDVATAVKNSREMALLPYTSTAR